Proteins from one Candidatus Desulfovibrio trichonymphae genomic window:
- a CDS encoding ABC transporter substrate-binding protein, giving the protein MALFINFAPAAGQSIKIGFPIPLTGEIPMVGESTKYAAEMFKDEVNAAGGLLVGGRRFPLEFIYEDNESKPESAVNATLKLIDRDNVIVIVGPQSSRQAVPAGGVADDNEVPMITPWSTNPEVTRDRPWVFRAAFLDSFQAPVAANFAAKKFSAKIAAVMFEISNDYSKGLADNFKKSWESLNGADSIIAMESHGPKDQDFSAQLTKIIAMKPDFIFLPENYNFVALIVRQGRELGYKGPFMGSDTWGSAELMKLCGKDCIGQFFSTHYAAARATGATKAFIDKYKVKYGYVPDDVAALTWDAVLIITQAIQNGGKVDKNVRTMRKLIRDNLVSMKNFDGITGSMHFDAQGDPVKCAVVVEIDQSSQFSFVESVCPR; this is encoded by the coding sequence ATGGCGCTATTCATCAACTTTGCGCCGGCGGCTGGACAAAGTATTAAAATAGGCTTTCCCATTCCGCTGACTGGCGAAATCCCCATGGTGGGCGAATCCACCAAATACGCGGCGGAGATGTTTAAGGATGAAGTGAACGCCGCTGGCGGGCTTCTGGTGGGCGGCAGGCGTTTTCCGCTGGAATTCATTTACGAGGACAACGAGTCCAAGCCGGAATCTGCGGTAAACGCGACCCTGAAGCTCATTGACCGCGACAACGTTATCGTCATAGTCGGGCCGCAGTCTTCGCGTCAGGCTGTTCCGGCGGGCGGCGTGGCGGATGACAATGAAGTCCCCATGATTACCCCCTGGTCCACCAACCCGGAGGTCACCAGAGACAGGCCTTGGGTATTTCGGGCCGCCTTCCTGGATTCCTTCCAGGCTCCGGTGGCTGCCAATTTCGCGGCTAAAAAATTCAGCGCTAAAATCGCTGCCGTCATGTTTGAGATTTCCAACGATTATTCCAAAGGTCTGGCCGATAATTTCAAAAAAAGCTGGGAAAGTCTGAACGGTGCCGACTCCATTATCGCCATGGAGTCGCATGGCCCCAAAGACCAAGATTTTTCCGCCCAGTTGACCAAGATTATTGCCATGAAACCGGACTTTATTTTTCTGCCGGAAAACTACAATTTCGTAGCTTTGATTGTGCGTCAAGGGCGGGAGCTGGGTTACAAGGGGCCGTTCATGGGCTCTGACACTTGGGGTTCCGCCGAATTGATGAAACTCTGCGGCAAGGACTGCATCGGACAGTTTTTTTCCACTCACTACGCCGCTGCCAGAGCCACCGGCGCGACCAAGGCCTTTATCGACAAATATAAAGTTAAATACGGCTATGTGCCAGACGACGTGGCCGCCCTTACTTGGGACGCAGTGCTGATCATCACTCAGGCCATCCAGAACGGCGGCAAAGTGGACAAGAATGTCCGCACTATGCGTAAACTCATCCGTGATAACTTGGTGTCCATGAAAAATTTCGACGGCATCACCGGCAGCATGCACTTCGACGCACAGGGCGACCCCGTAAAATGCGCCGTTGTCGTGGAAATTGACCAGAGCAGCCAGTTTTCCTTCGTGGAATCCGTTTGCCCCCGGTAA
- the queD gene encoding 6-carboxytetrahydropterin synthase QueD, whose amino-acid sequence MARSLWRLTVRDEFSAGHALRGYEGKCENLHGHNFAVEVTVEGRCLTPDTSLLLDFKTLKNVLKDVLEDLDHHTLNQTPPFDAVNPSSENLSRYIWQTVAAHLAGHPDRQAAAVRLVSVSVSEKSAQSATYMEIQENGESDTPSMPS is encoded by the coding sequence ATGGCTCGCTCACTCTGGCGTCTTACCGTGCGCGATGAATTTTCGGCGGGGCATGCGTTGCGCGGATATGAAGGCAAGTGTGAAAATCTTCACGGTCATAATTTTGCGGTGGAGGTGACTGTGGAGGGCCGATGTCTCACTCCGGACACAAGCCTGCTTCTGGATTTCAAAACGCTCAAAAACGTGTTGAAAGACGTTTTGGAAGATCTTGATCATCATACTCTCAATCAGACGCCGCCATTTGATGCTGTCAATCCTTCTTCCGAAAATCTTTCCCGTTATATCTGGCAAACTGTTGCCGCGCATCTTGCCGGTCATCCTGACCGGCAAGCGGCGGCAGTGCGCCTCGTTAGCGTGAGCGTATCGGAAAAAAGCGCACAGAGCGCCACTTATATGGAGATTCAAGAGAACGGAGAATCCGACACGCCGTCCATGCCCAGTTAA
- a CDS encoding YbhB/YbcL family Raf kinase inhibitor-like protein: MWVKNIRHNIRMLAPLLIVLFLQACAARDADDSTAGMTVSVSLQNVHRCSRISPEIVIADAPRDTDHFDVRLVEYGEEERFFGGGSWPDDGSGVIPEGALTKHYRGPCPPAGKDRKYAFIISAMSKDSVQPTAVRLYHFTQE; the protein is encoded by the coding sequence ATGTGGGTAAAAAATATCAGGCACAATATACGGATGCTGGCACCGCTGCTGATTGTTCTTTTTTTGCAGGCCTGCGCTGCCAGAGATGCCGACGACAGCACTGCAGGCATGACTGTTTCTGTTTCGTTGCAGAATGTGCACCGCTGTTCGCGGATTTCCCCTGAAATTGTTATCGCTGATGCGCCGCGCGATACGGATCATTTTGATGTGCGTCTGGTGGAATACGGGGAGGAAGAGCGTTTTTTCGGCGGCGGCTCCTGGCCGGATGACGGTTCGGGCGTCATCCCGGAAGGCGCGCTGACGAAGCATTATCGCGGGCCTTGTCCGCCGGCCGGCAAGGACAGAAAGTACGCCTTTATCATCTCGGCGATGAGTAAGGACAGCGTTCAGCCCACAGCAGTGCGCCTGTATCATTTTACGCAGGAATAA
- the dnaE gene encoding DNA polymerase III subunit alpha: protein MSDFIHLHCHTEYSLLDGAIRIKDLCARAKDFRMPACAVTDHGNLFSVPRFYLACREFGLKAIIGCEVYICRDHTDKSPEQARKRFHLILLAQNDTGYHNLIKLVTRASLDGFYYKPRVDKALLRRYSEGMLCLSACMAGEIPRAVAAGDMDRALSLAREYAEIYPDRFYLELQANGLAVQKKINVGLRELAETTDLPLVATNDCHYLNADDVEAHDVLLCIQSQTTVDDPKRRRFESRELYYKSVEEMEKDFADTPEALANTVRIAESCSVELDLGRHYFPVYKLPEGAGMESELERLAAAGLEKRLEKHPERDRIDCEAYRMRLRHELDVILQAGFSGYFLIVQEFINWAKEHDVPVGPGRGSATGSIAAWALRITNIDPLPYSLLFERFLNSERVSLPDIDVDFCERRRSDVIRHMVDTYGKGAVAQITTFGTMKARAAVRDVGRAIGMSFAETDRIAKLIPEELKMTVQKALDIEPELKKLYESDPRIQKLVNTSLRLEGLARHASTHAAGLVVSDKPMEEYLPLYRGKRGELVTQFDGPMVEEVGLVKFDFLGLKTMTLINDTLDNIRLQGNAPPDLDDLPLTDAATYELYSRGDTDGVFQVESSGMREYLRQLKPSCFEDIIAMLALYRPGPLKTGMVEEFIKRKHGQTAVAYPHDLLKECLRDTYGVIVYQEQVMQIGRIIAGYTLGGADILRRAMGKKKVEVMAKERKTFVDGAEKNGIDKRKANEIFNLMETFAEYGFNKSHSAAYALISYHTAYLKTHYKVEFMAALLTSEMGNQEKLLKYIACCKDMGIDVLPPSVNESQRAFTARGGKVVFGLGGIKNAGDEALREIVDAREQDGEFISFFDLCCRVNLRKVTKRVLESLIKGGACGCFAVTRAGLLAVLETATARAQKKNREKQSNQVSLLSMAPVTEAVRQSGVGFDCPEEALPEMDDDSKLKGEKESLGFFLTGHPLQPYYRDLRRLRLTTLDDAREKFPGAAFSCAVLVVGVRKTVTKSRGETMAIVQVEDMTGHAEVVFYSDVYARVRDIVQEGQLLCLTARLKNRPDTPGGEPSAEEDSEAAPLELRLMGQGACLLDDFCRQSEEPVCIQIPPHRMDGEDMLALKNILVSHPGTVETKATVVLESCQCLLRLDDTLKVRPGPELEKALADWAL, encoded by the coding sequence ATGTCAGATTTTATCCATTTACACTGCCATACTGAATACAGTCTTCTGGACGGCGCCATAAGAATCAAAGACCTCTGCGCCCGCGCCAAAGATTTCAGAATGCCCGCATGTGCCGTTACCGATCACGGCAATTTGTTCAGCGTGCCCCGTTTTTACCTTGCCTGCCGCGAATTTGGACTCAAAGCGATCATAGGCTGCGAAGTCTATATTTGTCGCGACCATACTGACAAAAGCCCGGAACAGGCGCGAAAACGTTTTCATTTGATTCTTTTGGCGCAGAACGACACAGGCTACCATAATCTTATCAAGCTTGTAACACGCGCTTCTCTGGATGGTTTTTACTACAAGCCGCGTGTGGATAAGGCTCTGCTGCGCCGTTATTCTGAGGGTATGCTCTGTCTTTCCGCATGCATGGCCGGGGAAATCCCGCGCGCTGTCGCAGCGGGAGATATGGACAGAGCTTTGAGCCTGGCCAGAGAATACGCCGAAATTTACCCGGATCGCTTTTATCTGGAATTACAGGCCAACGGACTTGCCGTGCAGAAGAAGATCAATGTCGGCCTGCGGGAACTGGCCGAAACGACGGATTTGCCCCTTGTCGCCACGAACGACTGCCATTATTTGAACGCGGACGATGTCGAAGCCCATGACGTGCTGCTCTGCATACAGAGCCAGACCACTGTGGACGATCCCAAACGCCGACGTTTTGAGTCCCGTGAGCTGTATTACAAATCTGTGGAGGAAATGGAAAAAGATTTTGCCGACACTCCGGAGGCTCTGGCAAACACTGTGCGCATCGCGGAATCTTGCTCTGTTGAACTTGATCTTGGGCGCCATTATTTTCCGGTTTACAAGCTGCCCGAAGGGGCCGGCATGGAATCGGAACTTGAGCGTCTGGCCGCCGCGGGACTGGAAAAACGCCTAGAAAAACATCCGGAGCGTGACCGCATTGACTGTGAAGCATACCGGATGCGTTTGCGGCACGAGCTTGACGTTATTCTTCAGGCGGGCTTTTCAGGGTATTTTTTGATAGTGCAGGAATTTATCAACTGGGCGAAAGAACACGACGTGCCCGTGGGCCCAGGGCGCGGCTCGGCGACTGGTTCCATCGCTGCGTGGGCGTTGCGCATCACCAATATTGATCCCCTGCCATACAGTCTGTTGTTTGAACGTTTTTTAAACAGTGAACGGGTCTCCCTGCCGGATATCGACGTTGATTTTTGTGAACGACGCCGTTCGGACGTAATACGCCATATGGTGGACACATACGGAAAAGGAGCCGTCGCCCAGATAACAACCTTCGGTACCATGAAGGCTAGGGCGGCGGTGCGGGATGTGGGGCGTGCGATCGGCATGAGCTTTGCCGAGACAGACCGCATCGCAAAGCTGATTCCCGAAGAGCTCAAAATGACCGTTCAGAAAGCGCTGGACATAGAGCCGGAGCTGAAAAAGCTCTATGAATCCGACCCGCGGATACAAAAACTTGTTAATACATCCTTGCGTCTGGAAGGGCTGGCTCGTCACGCATCCACGCATGCGGCCGGCCTTGTTGTTTCAGACAAACCCATGGAGGAATACCTGCCGCTGTACAGGGGTAAGCGGGGCGAGTTGGTGACCCAGTTTGACGGGCCCATGGTGGAAGAAGTGGGCCTTGTCAAATTTGATTTTCTTGGTCTCAAGACCATGACGCTGATCAATGACACGCTGGACAATATACGCCTACAAGGCAATGCGCCGCCGGATTTGGACGATCTGCCGCTGACCGACGCGGCAACATATGAATTGTATTCACGCGGAGACACGGACGGAGTGTTCCAGGTGGAAAGCTCCGGCATGCGGGAATATTTGCGCCAGCTCAAACCCTCCTGTTTTGAAGACATTATCGCAATGCTGGCCCTGTACAGGCCGGGTCCGTTAAAAACAGGCATGGTGGAGGAATTTATCAAGCGCAAACACGGCCAGACGGCTGTGGCGTACCCGCATGATTTGCTGAAGGAATGCCTGCGCGACACGTACGGGGTTATTGTCTATCAGGAACAGGTTATGCAAATCGGCCGAATAATAGCGGGGTATACCTTGGGCGGGGCCGATATTCTGCGGCGGGCCATGGGCAAGAAAAAAGTCGAGGTCATGGCGAAAGAGCGCAAGACCTTTGTGGACGGCGCAGAAAAGAACGGCATAGACAAGAGAAAGGCCAATGAAATTTTCAACCTGATGGAAACATTTGCGGAATATGGTTTCAATAAATCCCATTCCGCGGCGTATGCGCTGATTTCTTACCACACCGCCTATCTCAAGACGCATTATAAAGTGGAATTTATGGCGGCGCTGCTCACTTCAGAAATGGGCAATCAGGAAAAATTGCTCAAATATATCGCCTGCTGCAAAGATATGGGCATTGACGTGCTGCCGCCTTCGGTCAATGAAAGTCAGAGGGCGTTTACGGCGCGCGGGGGCAAGGTGGTCTTCGGGCTGGGCGGCATCAAGAATGCCGGGGATGAAGCCCTGCGCGAAATAGTGGATGCTCGCGAGCAGGACGGAGAATTCATCTCGTTTTTTGATCTTTGCTGCCGCGTCAATTTGCGCAAAGTAACGAAAAGGGTTTTGGAATCTCTGATCAAAGGCGGCGCCTGCGGCTGCTTTGCCGTGACGAGGGCAGGCCTGCTGGCCGTGCTGGAGACCGCAACAGCCCGTGCGCAGAAAAAAAACAGGGAGAAGCAGTCCAATCAGGTGTCCCTGCTCAGTATGGCGCCGGTCACGGAGGCCGTTCGGCAATCAGGCGTCGGTTTTGACTGCCCCGAGGAAGCGCTGCCGGAAATGGACGACGACAGTAAGCTGAAAGGCGAGAAGGAATCGCTGGGCTTTTTTTTGACCGGGCATCCTCTGCAGCCGTATTACCGTGATCTGCGCAGGCTCAGGTTGACGACGCTTGACGACGCGCGGGAAAAATTCCCCGGTGCGGCATTTTCCTGCGCCGTGCTGGTTGTCGGCGTAAGAAAGACTGTGACAAAATCACGGGGCGAGACAATGGCCATTGTGCAGGTCGAAGACATGACCGGCCATGCCGAAGTAGTTTTTTATTCTGACGTGTACGCGCGGGTCAGGGATATTGTGCAGGAAGGGCAGTTGCTGTGTCTCACGGCCAGACTGAAGAACCGGCCGGACACGCCGGGCGGAGAGCCGTCTGCGGAAGAGGACTCGGAAGCCGCGCCCCTTGAACTCAGGCTCATGGGGCAGGGCGCGTGTCTGCTGGACGATTTCTGCCGTCAGAGTGAGGAACCCGTTTGTATTCAGATACCGCCCCATCGTATGGACGGTGAGGATATGCTGGCTTTGAAAAACATTCTTGTCAGTCACCCGGGGACGGTTGAGACAAAAGCCACTGTTGTTCTGGAGAGTTGTCAATGCCTGTTGCGCCTTGACGACACATTGAAAGTTCGTCCCGGACCAGAACTGGAAAAGGCGCTGGCGGACTGGGCATTATAA
- a CDS encoding cation:proton antiporter domain-containing protein: MDIPWLYDIVILFLLSIGVTIACNKMKLPTTVGFLLTGVLCGPSLLGIIQDRTGIGHVAEIGVAMLLFTIGMELSGDALNRLKRPVFLGGGLQLGLTVLAVAGLVKLYGLSWQKGVFWGCLAALSSSAIVLRIMQERAATSTPAGRLSLAILVFQDIMVAPMMLGVPLLAGILELSFKNALFSVLQVGAVLGGVLLFARYGLHRLMEVVVRVRTREILLLTTLGLCMGMALLTSSLGLSLSLGAFLAGLMLARSQYSMSVIAGILPYRDVFMSLFFISVGMMLNLDFFNDHFFSIILITALFIIVKALLTLPSVLMQGYPLRTGLIASLTLAQVGEFSFVLAASGMKADLLDMYEYQFFLGVSVLTMMLTPGLIAAAPRLAALAAAGCGKTQAARKGGAEETSGCSLEDHLIIVGFGLSGKHLAQAARELSIPYIILEMNPETVNRYQGKEPITHGDASQPVVLEYLCAEKARVLAIIISDPSAVRAITIEARRMNPNLHIVARTRFVTEIGPLRNLGANDVIAEEFETSIEVFSRVLTQYLVPSQDIDNFAARFRQENYRLLRRLAVTVNPLDMVAHRLPDMGVQTIRLAADSPLCAASLAECALRKKYGVTVIAIHRQGTVDASPGPDTHFEADDIVYLFGQTDRLYTVRPLFAGSKGGARVTSGKIGTSVAS, from the coding sequence GTGGATATCCCTTGGCTGTATGACATTGTGATTCTTTTTTTGCTCTCCATTGGGGTGACCATCGCCTGCAATAAGATGAAGCTGCCGACCACGGTGGGTTTCTTACTTACAGGGGTGCTTTGCGGCCCTTCGCTGTTGGGCATTATTCAGGACAGGACAGGCATCGGTCATGTTGCGGAGATCGGCGTGGCCATGCTCCTTTTTACCATCGGCATGGAACTGTCCGGGGACGCGCTGAATCGGCTGAAGCGACCTGTTTTTCTGGGAGGGGGGCTTCAGCTCGGCCTGACGGTGCTGGCGGTGGCAGGCCTGGTGAAGCTGTATGGACTTTCCTGGCAAAAGGGAGTTTTCTGGGGATGTCTTGCAGCTCTCTCCTCATCCGCCATTGTGCTGCGCATCATGCAGGAGCGCGCCGCAACCAGCACGCCTGCCGGCAGATTGTCCTTGGCCATCCTGGTTTTTCAGGACATTATGGTGGCGCCCATGATGCTTGGCGTGCCTCTGCTTGCGGGAATTCTGGAGCTTTCTTTCAAGAATGCTCTTTTTTCCGTGCTGCAGGTTGGGGCAGTGCTGGGCGGCGTGCTGCTTTTTGCCCGCTATGGTTTGCACAGACTGATGGAAGTTGTGGTGCGCGTCCGCACGCGGGAAATTCTGCTCCTGACGACGCTCGGGCTGTGTATGGGCATGGCGCTGCTGACGAGCTCCTTGGGGCTTTCCCTTTCTCTGGGAGCTTTTTTGGCAGGTCTCATGCTCGCCCGTTCACAATACAGCATGAGCGTTATTGCCGGCATTCTGCCTTACCGCGACGTGTTCATGAGCCTTTTTTTCATTTCCGTCGGCATGATGCTGAATCTGGATTTTTTTAATGATCATTTTTTTTCCATTATCCTCATAACGGCGCTGTTTATTATAGTTAAAGCGCTGTTGACGCTTCCGTCCGTGCTGATGCAGGGCTACCCCCTGCGAACAGGCCTTATCGCGTCGCTTACGCTTGCGCAGGTGGGCGAATTTTCTTTTGTGCTGGCCGCATCCGGCATGAAGGCGGATCTGCTTGACATGTACGAGTACCAATTTTTTCTCGGCGTAAGCGTGCTGACGATGATGCTCACGCCCGGGCTGATTGCTGCGGCCCCCAGGCTGGCTGCCCTGGCGGCGGCCGGATGCGGTAAAACACAGGCTGCGCGGAAAGGCGGAGCGGAAGAAACATCCGGCTGTTCTCTGGAAGACCATCTGATTATCGTTGGCTTTGGCCTGAGCGGCAAACATTTGGCCCAGGCGGCACGTGAATTGTCCATTCCATATATCATTCTGGAAATGAATCCGGAAACCGTCAATCGTTACCAAGGCAAAGAGCCTATAACCCATGGCGACGCCTCCCAGCCTGTGGTGCTGGAATATCTGTGTGCGGAAAAAGCCCGCGTTTTAGCGATCATTATTTCAGATCCGTCCGCCGTGCGCGCCATTACCATTGAGGCGCGGCGCATGAACCCCAATCTGCATATCGTGGCGCGCACGCGTTTTGTGACGGAAATCGGCCCGTTGCGGAACTTGGGGGCCAATGACGTTATTGCCGAGGAATTTGAAACCTCCATTGAGGTTTTCAGCCGCGTCCTCACGCAATATTTGGTTCCAAGCCAAGATATAGACAATTTTGCAGCCCGGTTCCGGCAGGAGAATTACCGCTTGCTTCGTCGTCTTGCAGTCACAGTCAACCCGCTGGACATGGTTGCTCACCGCCTGCCGGACATGGGCGTGCAGACCATACGCCTTGCCGCGGACTCGCCGCTTTGCGCGGCAAGCCTTGCGGAATGCGCCTTGCGGAAAAAATATGGCGTGACGGTGATAGCAATACACCGTCAGGGCACTGTCGATGCCTCGCCCGGACCGGACACGCATTTTGAAGCGGACGATATTGTGTATCTGTTCGGGCAGACAGACAGGCTTTACACTGTCAGGCCATTGTTTGCGGGGTCTAAAGGCGGCGCACGCGTGACGTCGGGGAAAATCGGGACAAGCGTCGCATCTTGA